Below is a genomic region from Actinomycetota bacterium.
GCGGGCACGGCCACCAGCTCCTCGCCGTCGTCGTAGGGCGAGCGCACGGTGCGCAGCTGCGGGTTGATGTCGATGACGCCCGAGTGCAGGCCGGCACGGGTGGGGAGGAAGGGGAGCCGGAGCGCGGCCGCGTACAGGCCCCACTGCAGCATGCCTTCGTCGAGCTCGACGGCCTCGATCGCACCCTGCTGGCCGGCGACGCGTAACTGGGGCTCGAGCGGGATGGAGTCGAGGGACACGAAGCCGTAAACCGCCTTGCGAACCTTCCCCGCGGCGCAGAGCATGCCGACGTCGGGACCGCCGTAGGACACGACGGTGAGGTCGCGCAACGGCGAACGCAGGATGGCCCGCACGAGCGACATGGGCTTGCGCCGTGACCCCCACCCGCCGATGCCGATCGTCATGCCGTCGCGCAGCTCGGCCACGACGTCGGCCTCCGTCATCCGCTTGTCGGTCATGAGAGGTCGGTCATACGGAGAAGTC
It encodes:
- a CDS encoding CoA transferase subunit A translates to MTDKRMTEADVVAELRDGMTIGIGGWGSRRKPMSLVRAILRSPLRDLTVVSYGGPDVGMLCAAGKVRKAVYGFVSLDSIPLEPQLRVAGQQGAIEAVELDEGMLQWGLYAAALRLPFLPTRAGLHSGVIDINPQLRTVRSPYDDGEELVAVPAIALDVALVHMNRADASGNGQYLGPDLYFDDLFCMAARRRFLSCERILTTHALLTEGSVHTLRINRMMTDGVVEAPNGAHFTSCDPDYGRDEAFQKEYASTDWSEFKARYIDVDEAEYRRLVTR